A genomic window from Cucumis melo cultivar AY chromosome 8, USDA_Cmelo_AY_1.0, whole genome shotgun sequence includes:
- the LOC103495824 gene encoding uncharacterized protein LOC103495824, with amino-acid sequence MAFPRTQKPKPKHRSPLIFFFVSLAAIAFLFLFSSLISTNGSSSFPSSNSIQKIFRFKNLTQKQRRGRHFFSVNDKFLYWGNRIDCPGKHCESCEGLGHQESSLRCALEEAMFLQRTFVMPSRMCINPIHNKKGLLHQSTNASSEESWEANSCAMDSLYDMDLISDTVPVILDNSKSWYQVLSTSMKLGARAVAHVEQVSRIELRDSSHYSNLLLINRTASPLSWFMECKDRNNRSAVMLPYKFLPSMAAENLRDAAEKIKGLLGDYDAIHVRRGDKIKTRKDRFGVDRSLHPHLDRDTRPEFMLKRIAKWVPAGRTLFIASNERIPGFFSPLSARYKLAYSSNYSDILDPVVKNNYQLFMIERLIMAGAKTFIRTFKEDDTDLSLTDDPKKNTKVWQIPVYTDEERR; translated from the exons ATGGCATTTCCCAGAACCCAGAAGCCAAAACCCAAACACAGATCCCCactcatcttcttcttcgtttcccTTGCCGCCATTGcatttcttttcctcttttcttcacTGATTTCTACCAACGGGTCTTCTTCTTTTCCATCCTCGAACTCAATTCAGAAAATCTTCAGATTCAAAAATCTGACCCAGAAACAGAGACGTGGTCGGCATTTTTTTAGTGTAAATGACAAGTTCTTGTACTGGGGAAACCGAATCGACTGCCCGGGGAAGCATTGCGAGTCTTGTGAGGGTTTGGGTCACCAGGAATCCAGCTTGAGGTGTGCCCTTGAGGAAGCCATGTTCCTCCAAAG AACATTTGTAATGCCCTCTAGAATGTGTATCAACCCTATACATAATAAGAAAGGCCTTCTTCATCAGTCCACTAATGCGAGCTCAGAGGAAAG TTGGGAAGCAAACTCTTGTGCCATGGACTCTTTGTACGATATGGACCTTATATCTGACACTGTACCAGTGATTTTAGACAACTCAAAATCATGGTATCAGGTACTGTCAACAAGTATGAAATTAGGAGCTAGAGCAGTTGCCCACGTAGAGCAAGTCAGTCGTATTGAACTCAGAGATAGCAGCCACTACTCCAATCTTTTGCTAATAAATCGAACTGCCAGCCCTCTTTCATG GTTTATGGAATGCAAGGACAGAAACAACCGTAGTGCCGTAATGTTGCCCTATAAATTTCTTCCTTCTATGGCAGCAGAAAACTTGAGGGATGCAGCTGAGAAg ATTAAAGGGCTACTCGGTGATTATGATGCCATCCATGTTCGTCGTGGAGATAAAATAAAGACCAGAAAGGACAGGTTTGGTGTTGATAGAAGCTTACATCCACATCTCGACAGGGACACACGGCCCGAGTTTATGCTGAAGAGAATAGCAAAATGGGTTCCTGCAGGGCGGACTCTTTTTATAGCTTCAAATGAGAGAATTCCTGGATTCTTCTCACCCCTCTCTGCTCG GTACAAGTTGGCTTATTCCTCGAACTATAGCGATATTCTGGATCCTGTGGTTAAGAACAACTACCAATTGTTCATGATTGAAAGGCTCATTATGGCAGGTGCCAAGACATTCATCAGAACGTTCAAAGAAGACGATACAGATCTAAGCCTCACCGACGACCCAAAGAAGAACACAAAAGTATGGCAAATACCTGTCTACACTGATGAAGAAAGAAGGTGA